One segment of Pseudomonadota bacterium DNA contains the following:
- the secE gene encoding preprotein translocase subunit SecE, with protein MEAKQSGSSSLLDTMKLMLALGVVVGGIFAYYYFPNASVLLRVPAVLAGLGIGLAIAATSSQGRQFTDFMRGARVELRKVVWPKREETLQTTLIVLLFAITMGVFFWMLDLGLGWVVRLITGRG; from the coding sequence ATGGAAGCGAAGCAGTCGGGCAGCTCGAGCCTGCTGGATACGATGAAGCTCATGCTCGCCCTGGGCGTTGTGGTTGGAGGCATCTTCGCCTACTACTACTTCCCGAATGCGTCGGTGTTGCTGCGTGTGCCTGCGGTGCTGGCCGGCCTGGGCATCGGGTTGGCGATTGCCGCGACCAGCAGCCAGGGGCGCCAGTTCACCGATTTCATGCGCGGCGCGCGCGTTGAGTTGCGCAAGGTCGTATGGCCTAAGCGTGAGGAGACGCTGCAGACGACGCTGATAGTGTTGCTGTTCGCGATCACGATGGGCGTGTTCTTCTGGATGTTGGATCTTGGCCTCGGCTGGGTCGTCCGCCTGATTACTGGCAGGGGCTGA
- the tuf gene encoding elongation factor Tu (EF-Tu; promotes GTP-dependent binding of aminoacyl-tRNA to the A-site of ribosomes during protein biosynthesis; when the tRNA anticodon matches the mRNA codon, GTP hydrolysis results; the inactive EF-Tu-GDP leaves the ribosome and release of GDP is promoted by elongation factor Ts; many prokaryotes have two copies of the gene encoding EF-Tu) has translation MVMPGDNIKLGVELIAPIAMEEGLRFAIREGGRTVGAGVVAKILE, from the coding sequence GATGGTGATGCCGGGCGACAACATCAAGCTTGGCGTGGAGTTGATTGCACCGATCGCGATGGAGGAAGGCCTGCGCTTCGCCATCCGCGAGGGTGGCCGCACGGTGGGTGCGGGCGTGGTGGCGAAGATCCTCGAGTGA